The Grimontia kaedaensis genome has a window encoding:
- the iaaH gene encoding indoleacetamide hydrolase, with protein sequence MTDKRDVPFTLEKLQAAFKSGELTCESYIDAVIERAESLKHLNAFITVDWEMLRKAARDVDQSGKAGEGLNGIPLCFKDNIQTGVLAASAATKALAGNISSASVVAERLLNSGALVGGMGNMHELAFGITTNNGYSGASKNPWNTERIPGGSSGGVAVAIAAGIMPAGIGTDTGGSVRLPSALCGIVGFRPSMMRYPSEGLVPVSHTRDTAGPMANTVKDCRILDAIMAGKNDSAIDEVASLSSIKLGVPRGYFFDNLDPEVGRLSEDALKKLSDAGVTLVEADIPNVGELDEACSFPIALYEFMQDLPAYLTAHAPHISIKDVADHALSPDVSGLMASLMSDGAMPESVYREAVNVVRPKLQQTYADYFSKQGVDAVIFPTTVLPAAPIGDDETVELNGERLPTFPTFIHNTDPGSNAGIPGISLPIGLTHDGLPVGIEIDGPFNSDDRLLSIAEALESVFNFMQRP encoded by the coding sequence ATGACGGATAAGAGAGATGTACCGTTTACGTTAGAAAAGCTGCAGGCAGCATTTAAATCGGGTGAGTTAACCTGCGAATCCTACATCGACGCGGTTATCGAGCGCGCGGAAAGTCTGAAACACCTTAACGCTTTTATTACGGTTGACTGGGAGATGCTTCGAAAGGCAGCGAGGGACGTTGACCAGAGTGGAAAAGCAGGTGAAGGGCTCAATGGCATCCCTCTTTGCTTCAAGGATAACATTCAGACTGGTGTTCTTGCTGCGTCTGCTGCGACTAAAGCATTAGCGGGAAATATCAGCAGTGCTTCCGTCGTGGCTGAGCGGCTGTTGAACAGTGGTGCCTTAGTGGGTGGCATGGGAAACATGCACGAGCTGGCCTTTGGTATTACGACTAACAATGGATATAGCGGCGCGTCGAAAAACCCGTGGAATACCGAGCGGATCCCTGGTGGATCCAGCGGTGGTGTCGCTGTGGCGATTGCAGCTGGCATTATGCCAGCAGGTATTGGAACGGACACAGGAGGCTCCGTAAGGTTACCTTCTGCACTCTGTGGGATCGTTGGCTTTAGACCCTCTATGATGCGCTATCCATCAGAAGGGCTGGTACCTGTCAGCCATACCCGGGATACGGCGGGTCCAATGGCGAACACTGTCAAGGATTGCCGAATCTTGGATGCCATCATGGCGGGTAAAAACGATTCCGCCATTGATGAAGTAGCGAGTCTTTCTTCTATCAAGCTGGGTGTTCCCCGAGGCTATTTCTTTGACAATCTAGACCCTGAAGTCGGCAGATTATCTGAAGATGCCTTAAAGAAACTTTCTGATGCGGGCGTGACCTTGGTGGAGGCGGATATTCCCAATGTTGGTGAACTTGATGAAGCCTGCAGTTTCCCGATTGCGCTTTATGAATTTATGCAGGACTTACCTGCCTATCTTACCGCTCATGCGCCACATATCAGTATTAAAGACGTCGCTGATCATGCTTTAAGCCCTGATGTGAGTGGATTAATGGCCTCCCTGATGTCTGATGGCGCAATGCCAGAATCCGTGTATCGAGAAGCTGTTAATGTGGTTCGTCCTAAACTCCAACAAACCTACGCAGACTATTTCTCGAAGCAAGGCGTGGATGCTGTCATCTTCCCAACCACTGTGCTGCCTGCCGCGCCTATTGGTGATGATGAAACCGTTGAGCTTAATGGCGAACGCCTACCTACCTTTCCAACTTTTATTCATAACACTGATCCAGGCAGCAATGCAGGTATTCCAGGAATAAGCCTGCCCATTGGCCTAACCCATGACGGCTTGCCTGTTGGTATCGAAATTGATGGACCTTTCAACAGCGATGACCGGTTGCTATCGATCGCGGAAGCGCTGGAGTCAGTCTTCAACTTTATGCAACGCCCCTGA
- a CDS encoding ATP-binding cassette domain-containing protein, translating to MSEEILSVKGLSGGYGDITIVRDVNFSIGKGEVVCLAGRNGVGKTTLMKLLSGSLPPVTGQISLNENDVSSLSAFERQQKQISHGLQEQSVFGGLTVRDNLSLTGKWGKSPLVERLLEAFPIIEKRYDVQAGKLSGGERKLVSFCRAVVEDGLMTLLDEPTEGVQPENIERMGEVILEQAKQGRSFIVAEQNLSLIEQIADACWVMDHGELKSLFPASPNLRERIVGELLI from the coding sequence ATGTCAGAAGAAATTCTGAGTGTGAAAGGTCTTTCTGGCGGATATGGTGATATCACGATCGTCAGGGATGTGAACTTTTCAATTGGGAAAGGAGAGGTTGTGTGCCTTGCTGGTCGTAATGGCGTAGGGAAAACGACTCTGATGAAGCTGTTATCTGGCTCTTTGCCCCCTGTTACTGGCCAAATATCTCTGAATGAAAACGATGTTTCGAGCTTGAGTGCCTTTGAGCGACAGCAAAAGCAAATTAGTCACGGATTGCAAGAACAGTCGGTATTTGGTGGATTGACTGTTCGGGATAACCTTTCTTTGACAGGAAAATGGGGTAAAAGCCCACTCGTAGAGCGCCTTCTTGAGGCCTTTCCAATCATAGAAAAGCGCTATGACGTACAGGCTGGAAAATTGTCGGGTGGCGAGAGGAAGTTGGTCTCTTTTTGCCGAGCTGTTGTCGAAGATGGATTGATGACATTACTTGATGAGCCAACAGAGGGGGTACAGCCCGAAAATATCGAGCGAATGGGAGAGGTTATTCTCGAACAAGCCAAACAAGGAAGAAGCTTCATTGTGGCAGAGCAGAATCTCTCACTGATTGAGCAAATCGCTGATGCCTGTTGGGTAATGGACCATGGGGAGTTGAAGTCTCTTTTCCCTGCTTCTCCAAATTTAAGGGAGCGTATTGTCGGTGAGCTTCTCATTTAA
- a CDS encoding branched-chain amino acid ABC transporter permease, translated as MDVLTLYILNVIYSLSVLALVATGLAAVFGLLGVMNMAHGEFVMLGAYSALLASQWSLPWPAGLFLAVIVSALVGALMEKGLIRHLYQRPFDTLLATWGVAMLIRKAIEALFGREYQNVPQYLPGTVDVVGVDYPVYRLLLVVLIAALMTGIYLWFRKSPASLKIRAMVDNPALAQAVGINTERVAFYTFVFGVSTAGLAGALIAPLVRVDPYMGLDYLLSSFFALVIGGLGSVEGLILGSGMIGGLDQSLSNLFDKVVGYTGVLLLSIFFLWWKPNGIISQR; from the coding sequence ATGGATGTGTTGACCTTGTATATTTTGAACGTCATCTACAGCCTCTCAGTGTTGGCGTTAGTTGCAACAGGCCTTGCCGCTGTGTTCGGACTACTAGGTGTGATGAACATGGCGCATGGTGAGTTTGTCATGCTTGGCGCTTATAGCGCGCTGCTCGCAAGTCAATGGTCACTGCCTTGGCCTGCGGGCCTTTTTTTGGCTGTCATTGTGAGTGCTTTAGTCGGTGCACTAATGGAAAAGGGCCTCATCAGGCACCTTTATCAGCGACCGTTTGATACCTTGTTGGCAACTTGGGGTGTTGCCATGCTCATCCGAAAAGCAATTGAAGCTCTTTTTGGTAGGGAGTACCAAAACGTACCTCAATACTTGCCGGGCACCGTCGATGTTGTTGGTGTTGATTACCCAGTTTATCGATTGCTCTTGGTGGTGTTGATTGCCGCCTTGATGACAGGCATCTACCTGTGGTTCAGAAAAAGCCCTGCCAGCCTCAAAATTCGTGCGATGGTTGACAACCCTGCACTGGCGCAGGCTGTCGGAATAAACACTGAACGCGTTGCCTTTTACACGTTTGTTTTCGGTGTCAGTACGGCAGGGCTCGCCGGTGCATTGATTGCACCTCTGGTGAGGGTCGACCCCTACATGGGGCTGGATTACTTGCTCTCCTCATTTTTCGCCCTTGTGATTGGCGGCCTCGGCAGCGTGGAAGGCCTGATTCTGGGAAGCGGCATGATTGGCGGCTTAGATCAGTCCCTCTCCAACCTGTTCGACAAGGTCGTTGGCTATACAGGTGTGCTTCTGCTGTCGATTTTCTTTTTATGGTGGAAACCCAATGGCATCATTTCGCAACGTTAA
- a CDS encoding substrate-binding domain-containing protein, whose amino-acid sequence MKRREFLTSSMSAALLAAIAPTFVSTRALAAETVKLGVMIPQSGPAGLFGPSCKNCTEMAVEEINKSGGILGKQVEVFYADAGGSPSDALKNAVRLYKGEKVDAFIGMHDSAVRGALTNLFKGEVPYIYTPIYEGGECTEGTYVLGETPAQQLAPVIPWLAKNNKVSKWYLIGNDYNWPRDSNAAAKEYIKAAGGEVVGEEYLPFSADNFDSSLAKIKASGADAVLITLVGGASVSFNRAFANFGLDKQALRLGTLIEENTLAGIGAENAARLYSSSGYFQNINSPKAAAFAERYYEKFGSDAPALNALGESCYDGVYLFKALANEAKGVAAKKIASASEGASFSSPRGNMTLTKGHVDKDIYLAEAVDGRFRVVETFENVPSGSTCS is encoded by the coding sequence ATGAAAAGACGCGAATTTTTAACTTCGTCGATGAGTGCTGCGCTGCTGGCAGCGATTGCACCGACTTTTGTCTCAACCCGGGCTCTCGCTGCGGAGACAGTTAAACTCGGTGTGATGATTCCCCAATCAGGCCCCGCTGGTCTGTTTGGCCCCTCTTGTAAAAACTGCACAGAAATGGCGGTTGAAGAAATCAATAAGTCGGGTGGCATTTTAGGCAAGCAGGTTGAAGTGTTTTATGCCGATGCTGGTGGTTCTCCTTCCGATGCGCTGAAAAATGCGGTGCGCCTGTACAAAGGCGAAAAAGTGGATGCGTTTATTGGCATGCATGACAGTGCTGTGCGAGGTGCACTCACCAACTTGTTCAAAGGCGAGGTGCCTTACATCTATACGCCAATCTATGAAGGTGGTGAATGCACAGAGGGAACTTATGTACTCGGTGAGACTCCTGCGCAGCAATTGGCGCCGGTCATTCCTTGGTTGGCAAAAAACAATAAGGTCAGTAAATGGTATTTGATTGGTAATGATTACAACTGGCCACGTGATTCGAATGCTGCGGCTAAAGAATACATTAAAGCAGCAGGTGGTGAGGTAGTCGGTGAAGAATATCTGCCATTTTCAGCCGATAACTTCGACTCCAGCTTGGCAAAAATCAAAGCCAGTGGCGCTGATGCAGTACTGATCACTTTGGTTGGTGGTGCATCTGTGAGCTTTAACCGCGCATTTGCAAACTTCGGTTTGGACAAGCAAGCCCTGCGATTGGGCACCCTAATAGAAGAAAATACCCTAGCAGGTATTGGGGCAGAAAATGCTGCAAGACTTTACTCTTCATCAGGTTATTTTCAGAACATTAACTCGCCAAAAGCCGCCGCATTTGCTGAGCGCTACTACGAAAAGTTTGGCAGTGATGCACCTGCACTCAATGCATTAGGTGAGTCCTGCTATGACGGTGTCTATCTCTTCAAAGCCTTGGCAAACGAAGCAAAAGGCGTAGCGGCTAAAAAAATTGCCAGCGCTTCTGAGGGCGCGTCATTTTCTTCTCCTCGCGGGAACATGACGTTGACGAAGGGACATGTTGATAAAGATATCTATCTTGCGGAAGCCGTAGACGGCAGATTCCGCGTTGTTGAAACCTTTGAAAACGTGCCTAGCGGCAGTACCTGCAGTTAA
- a CDS encoding GMC family oxidoreductase, which yields MGLSSNHYDFIVVGAGSAGCVLANRLSKNPSVRVLLIEAGGKDNNPWLHIPVGYFKTMHNPKTDWCYLTEPDPGINSRQLQWPRGKVLGGSSALNGLLYVRGQAEDYDHWAALGNQGWSYQEVLPYFKKSEDQERGSDEYHGVNGPQKVSDLRLRRPIADHFINAATALGIPYNPDCNGEVQEGVGYFQQTAYKGFRWSTAKSFLRPAKHRENLDILTNHHVSKVLFENKTATSVEVLKEGAKKQIMASREVILSAGAIGSPQLLQLSGIGPASLLNALGIAIVQDLPGVGENLQDHLQVRLVFKTSERTLNDELNSLTKRVMVALQYLFNRTGPLTLAASQVTIFTQSDPSLSRPDIQFHMQPLSADKPGDGVHPFSAFTASVCQLRPYSRGSVKITSKDPLKHPAIQPRYLSDERDQTVIINAIKVARKIASTPPLSEHVLSEYVPGEKFQSDEELLAAAREFSQTIYHPTSTCKMGVDEMAVVNPRLQVYGVKNLRVVDASIMPEIASGNTNAPTIMIAEKASDMILEDHGFAQ from the coding sequence ATGGGGTTATCTTCAAATCATTACGATTTTATTGTTGTTGGAGCTGGATCTGCCGGGTGTGTTCTTGCCAATCGTCTGTCTAAAAACCCATCGGTCCGGGTCCTTTTGATAGAAGCTGGGGGGAAGGATAACAATCCCTGGTTGCATATACCGGTGGGGTATTTCAAGACCATGCACAACCCAAAAACAGATTGGTGCTATCTCACAGAACCAGATCCGGGTATCAATTCTCGCCAATTGCAGTGGCCAAGAGGAAAAGTGTTAGGAGGCTCCAGTGCTCTGAATGGGCTGTTGTATGTTCGCGGACAAGCGGAAGATTATGATCATTGGGCAGCGCTCGGAAACCAGGGGTGGTCGTATCAGGAGGTGCTTCCCTACTTCAAAAAGTCAGAAGATCAGGAACGCGGTTCCGACGAGTATCACGGTGTAAATGGCCCACAGAAAGTCAGCGATTTGCGCTTACGCCGCCCGATTGCCGATCACTTCATCAACGCCGCGACCGCGCTGGGTATACCTTATAACCCTGACTGCAATGGCGAAGTCCAAGAAGGTGTCGGTTACTTCCAGCAAACCGCATATAAAGGCTTCCGCTGGAGTACTGCAAAATCCTTCTTGCGCCCCGCTAAGCATAGGGAAAACCTGGATATTCTCACCAATCACCATGTATCAAAAGTGCTCTTTGAGAACAAAACTGCCACCAGCGTTGAAGTACTCAAAGAGGGTGCTAAAAAGCAAATTATGGCGAGTCGGGAAGTCATTCTGAGCGCTGGTGCCATTGGCTCGCCACAGTTACTTCAACTTTCAGGAATCGGTCCAGCTTCTCTGCTTAACGCTCTGGGCATTGCGATTGTTCAAGACTTGCCTGGTGTGGGTGAAAATCTGCAAGACCATCTTCAGGTGAGATTGGTCTTTAAAACCAGTGAGCGCACACTCAATGACGAATTGAATAGTCTGACGAAACGAGTAATGGTGGCGCTCCAATATCTCTTTAATCGAACTGGTCCACTCACTCTGGCAGCAAGCCAAGTCACCATTTTCACACAGTCCGACCCAAGCTTATCGCGTCCAGACATTCAGTTTCACATGCAACCGCTTAGCGCCGACAAACCCGGAGATGGCGTACACCCCTTTTCAGCGTTTACTGCGTCAGTGTGTCAACTTCGACCTTATAGCCGCGGGAGTGTAAAAATCACGTCGAAAGATCCCTTAAAACATCCAGCCATTCAGCCCCGCTATCTGTCTGATGAGCGCGACCAGACTGTGATTATCAATGCCATTAAAGTCGCTAGAAAGATAGCGAGTACCCCCCCGCTTTCAGAGCATGTGCTAAGCGAATATGTGCCGGGTGAAAAATTCCAATCCGATGAAGAGTTGTTGGCAGCAGCCAGAGAATTCAGCCAAACCATTTATCACCCAACTAGTACCTGCAAAATGGGGGTTGATGAGATGGCAGTGGTAAACCCAAGATTGCAGGTTTATGGCGTTAAAAACTTACGTGTTGTAGATGCTTCAATCATGCCGGAAATAGCATCAGGTAACACAAATGCACCCACTATCATGATTGCAGAAAAGGCCTCTGACATGATTCTGGAAGACCATGGTTTCGCGCAGTAA
- a CDS encoding tyramine oxidase yields the protein MMIRRIVFLPLALVALLSMPLSAHPLDGLMAEEYKSIQSILSGSELADENTLFPLIDLKEPPKEKVLAWKKGQPLDRRATVVMTGPEGFYEAVVNITQKEVESNQLIKGSGQPMILFEEFIGALTGATSHPDMEKGLAKRGLKPDDVFCLPLTAGNFFTEAFENSRLMKVPCYVLPSGSNYYAKPIEGLFATYDIGKKEVVEISDTGAVPLPTDDWGYTEEEVAKRVSLRPKTNPAVVTQKGKPNYTLDGSHLEWDIWRLNFRTEKRAGLVVSNIDVNDQGIWRPIIYQAHLSEVFVPYMDPTEGWYWRTYMDSGEYGFGLFMTPLEAGIDCPVYATFLPAMIADDQGNPLEIPNAICIFERNIGDPAWRHYEVFEQGPDKFVPAEGRPETELVIRTASEVGNYDYLIDYRLKQDGQLYVKVGASGLDAVKGVASVSTDSETYEEDTRYGTLIAPNLVAANHDHYFNFRIDFDIDQPMNHAATMDIVPASVDPSVPRRSMWEVKHTMLDSELDARYKTSTAKPRYLHISNAKRDGYLGHKPGYMLHHGSVAYGPFDFENDPPMRRNAYIQYAVWNTVYDPDQRYAGGKYAVQSDGSDTLAEWVKEDRSLMNADIVTWFTAGFHHIPRMEDWPVMSTEWKTVHIMPHNFFAHNPALTIRNTEIPSEK from the coding sequence ATGATGATAAGAAGGATTGTATTTCTACCTCTTGCTTTGGTGGCATTGCTATCGATGCCATTGAGTGCCCACCCGCTGGATGGCCTGATGGCCGAAGAATATAAATCGATACAAAGTATTCTGAGTGGTTCTGAGCTGGCTGACGAGAATACGCTGTTTCCTCTCATTGATTTAAAAGAGCCGCCAAAAGAGAAAGTTCTGGCGTGGAAAAAAGGCCAACCGTTGGATAGACGCGCAACGGTGGTGATGACTGGACCTGAAGGTTTTTATGAAGCGGTAGTGAACATTACTCAGAAGGAAGTAGAGTCTAATCAACTTATCAAGGGCAGCGGTCAACCCATGATCCTGTTTGAAGAGTTTATTGGTGCATTGACCGGCGCGACTTCTCATCCAGACATGGAAAAAGGGTTAGCCAAACGTGGTTTAAAACCAGACGATGTCTTTTGTCTTCCTCTAACCGCAGGTAATTTCTTCACAGAAGCCTTTGAAAACTCGCGCCTGATGAAGGTGCCATGTTATGTCCTTCCTAGCGGTTCAAATTACTACGCTAAGCCTATTGAGGGCTTATTTGCCACCTATGACATTGGCAAAAAAGAAGTCGTAGAAATCAGTGATACTGGCGCAGTACCGCTTCCCACCGACGACTGGGGTTACACCGAGGAAGAAGTGGCGAAAAGAGTTTCACTAAGACCCAAGACAAATCCGGCTGTTGTTACTCAGAAAGGCAAACCGAACTACACCCTCGATGGTAGTCACCTTGAATGGGACATCTGGCGTTTGAATTTCCGTACCGAGAAACGTGCGGGTTTGGTCGTCTCGAACATTGATGTTAACGATCAGGGCATCTGGCGGCCCATTATTTATCAGGCGCATTTGTCAGAAGTGTTTGTACCCTATATGGACCCGACAGAAGGCTGGTACTGGCGTACCTATATGGATAGCGGTGAGTACGGGTTTGGGCTGTTTATGACACCACTTGAGGCCGGCATTGATTGCCCGGTTTATGCGACGTTCTTACCCGCAATGATTGCGGATGACCAAGGTAATCCACTCGAAATTCCTAACGCGATTTGTATTTTTGAGCGCAATATTGGCGATCCTGCATGGCGTCATTACGAAGTCTTTGAGCAAGGTCCAGATAAGTTTGTCCCTGCCGAAGGGCGTCCTGAAACGGAATTGGTGATTCGCACTGCATCTGAAGTGGGTAACTACGACTACCTGATTGACTACCGTCTGAAACAAGATGGCCAACTGTATGTCAAAGTCGGCGCATCCGGTCTTGATGCGGTAAAAGGGGTAGCCTCGGTGAGCACTGACAGCGAAACCTATGAGGAGGATACCCGCTACGGTACCCTGATTGCCCCAAATTTAGTCGCGGCGAATCATGATCATTACTTCAATTTCCGCATTGATTTCGATATCGACCAACCGATGAACCATGCAGCAACCATGGACATTGTTCCTGCTTCAGTTGACCCTTCTGTGCCGCGACGCTCAATGTGGGAAGTGAAACACACCATGCTCGACTCTGAGCTGGATGCGAGATACAAAACCTCAACCGCTAAGCCAAGATACTTGCATATCAGCAATGCAAAACGCGACGGGTATCTGGGGCATAAACCAGGCTACATGCTACACCATGGCTCGGTGGCTTATGGGCCATTCGATTTTGAAAATGATCCGCCGATGAGGCGAAATGCTTACATCCAATATGCCGTTTGGAACACGGTTTATGATCCGGACCAGCGCTACGCCGGAGGCAAATATGCTGTGCAAAGTGATGGCTCGGACACGTTGGCAGAGTGGGTGAAAGAAGACCGCTCCCTGATGAATGCAGATATCGTGACTTGGTTTACGGCTGGCTTTCATCACATCCCAAGAATGGAGGATTGGCCTGTGATGTCCACTGAGTGGAAAACGGTACACATCATGCCACACAATTTCTTTGCCCATAATCCAGCGCTGACAATCCGCAATACAGAAATACCTTCTGAGAAGTAA
- a CDS encoding branched-chain amino acid ABC transporter ATP-binding protein/permease: MASFRNVNFYALAFIFALPLFIDSFTAYEVGLYLIFGLAALSVASCWGQAGFLPLGQAAFFGLGAYLYGYVNVEQASVFSVVEGLFLALLIPALLALALGKLVFSRTSSSGPYFSLITLAIAMLATQLALVFDGLTGGFNGLNGINDIPGTDRYENLYWVIAGAVAVVLLSLQYLENTPFGLLLNAIRDNEQRVDLLGYKSDQLKSIVFAISAAVSGLAGALYSVHQGIVTPQALGFFLSAEFVIWAAVGGRFTLVGPIAGALVMGMVSSELKASFPYWEVIVASIFIVVVLFLPKGLLGWLPATKKRIEEDKSDDEPNACSPERRVTLAINDVSVSIGAVNILSSLDMRLGEKGIQCLIGPNGAGKTSAFNTMTGVLPLSSGTLVWNGERFSPRKPYDAARQGIGRKLQIPCVFPSLSVEENIHLAMWASRSNKKSLFRIAKYGKRSASLNALYEAMPFLEEGEVLAGSLSVGQRQMLDFTMTCLAEPDLLLLDEPCAGLSPVETKNLIDIIKNYIARERKPCVIIEHDMQVVEKLADEVLVMNQGSMLCFGSFDYVRENEDVRAIYTGGTK; encoded by the coding sequence ATGGCATCATTTCGCAACGTTAATTTTTACGCGCTCGCGTTTATCTTCGCACTGCCTCTGTTTATCGATAGCTTTACTGCATATGAGGTTGGTCTCTATTTAATCTTCGGACTCGCAGCACTGAGCGTTGCGTCTTGTTGGGGGCAGGCAGGTTTCTTACCGCTTGGCCAAGCAGCTTTCTTTGGATTGGGCGCGTATCTTTATGGTTATGTGAATGTTGAGCAGGCATCGGTGTTCAGTGTCGTAGAAGGACTGTTTTTGGCACTTCTGATACCGGCGCTATTAGCTTTAGCGTTGGGGAAACTGGTGTTCTCACGTACTTCGAGTTCTGGCCCCTATTTTTCGTTGATCACACTAGCGATTGCCATGTTGGCAACGCAACTGGCGTTGGTTTTTGATGGCCTCACTGGCGGGTTTAACGGACTTAACGGCATTAATGATATTCCCGGGACAGACCGTTACGAAAACCTGTATTGGGTGATTGCGGGCGCAGTGGCAGTTGTGCTGTTGTCCCTTCAGTATTTAGAAAACACGCCATTCGGACTTTTGCTTAATGCCATCCGTGATAATGAACAGCGTGTTGACCTCCTGGGTTACAAAAGTGACCAACTGAAAAGTATTGTCTTTGCGATAAGTGCTGCGGTTTCTGGGTTGGCGGGTGCGTTGTACAGTGTCCATCAGGGTATCGTTACGCCACAGGCACTGGGCTTTTTCCTCTCGGCGGAGTTTGTTATCTGGGCTGCAGTGGGAGGACGTTTTACGCTAGTTGGTCCTATTGCTGGTGCTTTGGTGATGGGAATGGTGTCCAGTGAGTTGAAAGCGTCCTTCCCTTACTGGGAAGTGATAGTCGCATCTATTTTCATTGTTGTGGTGCTCTTTTTACCAAAGGGTTTACTAGGTTGGTTGCCCGCGACGAAAAAGCGTATTGAGGAAGACAAGTCAGATGATGAACCTAATGCCTGCTCGCCTGAACGGCGCGTGACGCTCGCCATCAATGATGTCTCCGTATCGATAGGAGCAGTTAATATTCTATCGTCCTTGGATATGAGGTTGGGTGAAAAGGGTATTCAGTGCCTAATCGGCCCAAACGGCGCAGGAAAAACATCGGCATTCAACACTATGACTGGCGTGCTGCCGCTTTCTTCCGGAACGCTTGTATGGAATGGAGAACGCTTTAGTCCACGTAAGCCTTATGACGCTGCACGTCAGGGTATAGGTCGGAAATTACAAATTCCTTGTGTGTTCCCATCGCTAAGCGTTGAAGAGAATATTCATTTGGCGATGTGGGCAAGCCGTTCGAATAAGAAATCATTATTCCGAATCGCCAAATATGGAAAACGTTCTGCATCTTTAAACGCGCTTTACGAGGCGATGCCATTTCTTGAAGAGGGTGAAGTCTTGGCCGGATCGCTATCGGTAGGGCAACGTCAAATGCTGGACTTTACGATGACCTGTCTTGCTGAACCTGACTTGCTATTGCTCGATGAACCCTGTGCGGGACTCTCACCTGTCGAGACAAAAAACCTCATCGACATCATCAAAAATTACATCGCCAGAGAGAGAAAACCCTGCGTGATTATCGAGCATGACATGCAAGTGGTGGAGAAATTGGCTGACGAAGTGCTGGTGATGAATCAAGGTTCTATGTTGTGTTTTGGCAGCTTTGACTATGTTCGCGAGAACGAAGACGTACGAGCGATATACACAGGAGGAACCAAGTAA
- a CDS encoding IclR family transcriptional regulator — MKETQSTLIRGFHILEKIVKAEKPLSSVYLAEELELPKQTVHRIAQQLEEDGLLQREPDGKRFTAGTRLLDLARATLKNSSINAHRYTILKELSDEIGETCNLTILDGYEILYLERVETNWPYRIHLPVGAHYPLHCTASGKLFLADMKAATRKRLLKSMNLSRETSQTITDLTQLEAHLAKIAEDGVGVDSGEFLDDMVAIAVPVINNDNRVAFTVAVHAPSARKTTEELRQYLPLLRRAAQRLAVAEFGIVED; from the coding sequence ATGAAGGAAACACAATCAACGCTTATTCGTGGGTTCCATATCCTTGAAAAAATTGTGAAAGCCGAAAAGCCACTTTCCAGTGTCTATCTTGCTGAAGAGTTAGAGCTACCAAAACAAACCGTTCATCGCATCGCGCAACAACTGGAAGAGGATGGATTGTTGCAGCGAGAACCTGATGGAAAGCGCTTCACTGCCGGCACTCGTTTGTTAGATTTGGCCAGAGCCACTCTTAAAAATTCTTCTATCAATGCACATCGCTATACCATTCTGAAAGAACTCTCTGATGAGATTGGTGAGACCTGTAATCTGACGATTCTCGATGGCTATGAAATTCTCTATCTGGAACGTGTTGAGACTAACTGGCCATATCGCATTCATTTGCCTGTCGGTGCGCATTACCCTCTGCATTGCACAGCTTCGGGTAAGCTGTTCCTTGCAGACATGAAAGCAGCGACGCGCAAACGACTGTTAAAAAGCATGAACCTGAGTCGAGAGACTTCGCAAACCATCACGGATCTCACTCAGTTGGAAGCGCATTTGGCGAAGATAGCCGAAGATGGCGTGGGTGTGGACTCTGGTGAGTTTCTTGATGATATGGTGGCAATAGCAGTTCCCGTGATAAACAACGATAACCGCGTCGCTTTTACTGTCGCCGTTCATGCACCTTCTGCGCGTAAAACAACAGAAGAGTTAAGACAGTATTTGCCACTGCTTCGGCGTGCTGCACAGCGGTTAGCCGTTGCAGAATTTGGCATCGTCGAAGATTGA